One Cicer arietinum cultivar CDC Frontier isolate Library 1 chromosome 8, Cicar.CDCFrontier_v2.0, whole genome shotgun sequence DNA segment encodes these proteins:
- the LOC105851263 gene encoding uncharacterized protein — protein sequence MNVDSTSSKGKKLVNRSATDDEKQTNVLPKGIQWNFHVTSDMQLDLVEAQIIAYVYHPNKDKEEPLVSSNGIIGYRSDFDTLAPGMIINDKIMTLICRRSTWIQNNYNRGAVWYLPPSFAEDVFSGMSTFKLIDRYFRNWMEPNSNLKYIYVPIKTETGHWFLMVISLELQIKYHLDSFCRMEDIECRSTTMSILVSYLHCK from the exons ATGAACGTCGACTCTACATCATCAAAGGGGAAGAAATTAGTCAATCGTAGTGCAACGGATGATGAGAAACAAACCAATGTGCTACCTAAG GGCATACAATGGAACTTTCATGTCACTTCTGACATGCAACTAGATCTCGTTGAAGCACAAATCATTGCTTATGTGTATCATCCTAATAAAGATAAAGA AGAACCGTTGGTGAGTTCCAACGGAATTATAGGATATAGGTCAGATTTTGACACACTTGCTCCAGGAATGATTATCAACGATAAG ATCATGACATTGATTTGTAGAAGATCCACATGGATTCAAAACAACTATAACAGAGGAGCTGTGTGGTATTTACCACCATCATTTGCG GAGGATGTTTTTTCAGGAATGTCAACTTTCAAATTAATTGATCGTTACTTTCGCAATTGGATGGaaccaaattcaaatttaaaatat ATATACGTTCCTATCAAAACAGAAACTGGTCATTGGTTTCTGATGGTGATATCTTTGgaacttcaaattaaatatcATCTAGATTCTTTTTGTCGAATGGAAGATATTGAATGTAGAAGTACAACTATGAGTATTTTGGttagttatcttcattgcaaataA
- the LOC101514250 gene encoding uncharacterized protein: MQLDLVEAQIIAYVYHPNKDKEEPLVSSNGIIGYRSDFDTLAPGMIINDKIMTLICRRSTWIQNNYNRGAVWYLPPSFAEDVFSGMSTFKLIDRYFRNWMEPNSNLKYIYVPIKTKTGHWFLMVISLELQMKYYLDSFCPMEDIECRSTTMSILSKSLNRMVRFPYYGTTFDGRSIDFSCWPLEQAKGIPNVGHSDNAAAWLIKWIDMGECFTPNIQGELLENNIRIRVATRLLLEMYNELKTTIEVEAKENWRLINS, from the exons ATGCAACTAGATCTCGTTGAAGCACAAATCATTGCTTATGTGTATCATCCTAATAAAGATAAAGA AGAACCGTTGGTGAGTTCCAACGGAATTATAGGATATAGGTCAGATTTTGACACACTTGCTCCAGGAATGATTATCAACGATAAG ATCATGACATTGATTTGTAGAAGATCCACATGGATTCAAAACAACTATAATAGAGGAGCTGTGTGGTATTTACCACCATCATTTGCG GAGGATGTTTTTTCAGGAATGTCAACTTTCAAATTAATTGATCGTTACTTTCGCAATTGGATGGaaccaaattcaaatttaaaatat ATATACGTTCCTATCAAAACAAAAACTGGTCATTGGTTTCTAATGGTGATATCTTTGGAacttcaaatgaaatattatctAGATTCTTTTTGCCCAATGGAGGATATTGAATGTAGAAGTACAACTATGAGTATTTTG AGCAAATCTTTGAATCGAATGGTTCGCTTTCCTTATTACGGAACCACTTTTGATGGGCGCTCTATTGATTTTAGTTGTTGGCCATTGGAGCAAGCTAAAGGCATACCAAATGTCGGCCATAG TGACAATGCCGCTGCCTGGTTGATCAAGTGGATTGATATGGGCGAGTGTTTCACACCCAATATTCAAGGAGag ttgcTTGAGAACAACATCCGCATTAGAGTAGCTACTAGATTGCTACTTGAAATGTACAATGAACTGAAGACCACTATTGAAgttgaagcaaaagaaaattGGCGACTCATTAATTCTTGA